A part of Podarcis raffonei isolate rPodRaf1 chromosome 12, rPodRaf1.pri, whole genome shotgun sequence genomic DNA contains:
- the TOPBP1 gene encoding DNA topoisomerase 2-binding protein 1 isoform X1, translating into MKNSKEPYFVKFIKSAENSEFFLQALESIKEFQSEESLQILENTAALRIQENDKSLYICDQFSGIVFNHLQKLGCRIVGPQVVVYCMQNQRCVPRADHPVFNMTMADVTVSCTSLQKETREEVHKYVQMMGGRVYRDLNVSVTHLIAGEVGSKKYLVAANLKKPILLPSWVKALWDKSQHRMLRYTDINMGDYLCPLFLGCTICVTGLSSADRKAVQRITIENGGQYTGQLKMNECTHLIVQEPKGQKYECARRWNVHCISVQWFFDSIEKGFCQDESMYTVDLKAKQESAPSTSTPTSLTCKPDSRTLSDVSHISNINLSGVNETSCNSTMNSRLDPSSDDLNSLDTSSLQAPEDLLDGCRIYLCGFSGRKLDKMRKLINSGGGVRFNQLNEDVTHVIVGDYDDEELKLFLKKTTQRPYIVTAKWLLECFRKGYLLPEDQYTSANYQPLDSPVLEQPVFPKRSSLSKKEVVRTVQAPEADEALLSQYSANESTVATFSPLPVDVNNYSDIDHTAFREEKAFSAIHSSLADTSTVTEGALFNRKRFILLGFGKEDESCMRPLIEENGGKVLSQQSKAIADYAVVPLLGYNVESTVGDVVTNTWLVTCVEQQSLLDPQSSPLFTPVPVKEGNTPLQQCVLSFSQFNGAERDSLIYLAHLLGARVQEFFVRKANPRKGMLVSTHLVVKEPEGSKYEAAKKWNLPAVTMAWLLESARTGKKPDDSKFLIDNVDAEECFTNHPVEAETDSASPSTRDHPSSLLEIGRRTAVTPLDMNRFQSKAFQRVVSHHIGNKPSPSQAGKPVQKEPSLHLDTPSKFLSKDKLFKPSFDVKDALAALETPGTSNPQKRKLSTPLSEVIGRNLKVALANSTRQAAALTASPQLKVATQQVEEEPKPLADVVICVSKKLSKKQGELNAIAASLGADYRWCFDETVTHFIYQGRQNDSNREYKSAKERGIHVVSEHWLLESAQEYKRLPESLYPYTYNPKMSLNISGIQDDRFSDRLDSSEKTGKDDEKMSLDTNDMEDVAMDQVTEAVSVEKENASKGVLTQTLEMRENFQRQLQEIMTATSLAKFQGQRKSLSRNGFDNSPATPDGPRSVRNGRSRVLEALRQSHQVAMDVNTEPSQSEQIIWDDPTAREERARLASNLQWPSSPSQCSEQIQPVAVNAGDLSLTKSFTDTEIAEMEIDEPAKTDWVEVPKLPGCRNPEIPLKEDNLIPTPLAPAIAFPLANPPVAPQPKTNVIRVDQMTTEEPKKEYRFQLSSVRPQARIDYYHMIEELGGVVLEKQCFDPRCTHTIVGHPIGNEKFLASMAAGKWVLHCSYLDACKTVQRFLPEEDFEWGSNSILSAASEITESQKNLAVAAMRWRKIIQRRREEAGITEGAFRGWKVILNVDPAKEAGFKRLLESGGAKVLPAHSVSVFREATHLFADFNKLKPEDLRVNLGEASAHGVNCLKPEYIADYLIQEQPPQMDGYRLLV; encoded by the exons ATGAAAAATAGCAAGGAACCATATTTTGTGAAGTTTATAAAGTCTGCAGAAAACTCAGAATTTTTCCTTCAGGCCCTTGAG TCCATCAAAGAATTTCAGTCAGAAGAATCCCTCCAGATTCTTGAAAATACAGCTGCACTGAGGATACAAGAGAATGACAAATCCCTTTATATTTGTGATCAGTTCAGTGGCATTGTTTTTAATCACCTTCAAAAG CTTGGTTGCAGAATTGTTGGACCACAAGTAGTTGTCTACTGTATGCAGAACCAGCGATGTGTGCCAAGGGCCGACCATCCAGTATTTAATATGACAATGGCTGATGTAACTGTATCCTGTACAAGCCTTCAAAAAGAAACTAGG GAAGAGGTCCACAAGTATGTGCAGATGATGGGTGGCCGGGTATATAGAGATCTTAATGTGTCAGTAACACATCTTATAGCTGGAGAAGTTGGAAGCAAGAAATATTTAGTTGCTGCTaacttaaaaaaacccattttGCTTCCCTCTTGGGTAAAAGCATTGTGGGATAAATCGCAACATAG GATGCTTAGATATACAGACATCAATATGGGAGACTACCTATGCCCTTTGTTTCTTGGTTGTACAATCTGTGTGACTGGTTTAAGTAGTGCAGACAGAAAAGCAGTCCAGCGTATTACTATTGAGAATGGTGGTCAGTATACAGGGCAACTTAAGATGAATGAATGTACCCATCTTATTGTTCAAGAACCAaaag GGCAGAAATATGAATGCGCAAGAAGGTGGAATGTCCACTGCATTTCAGTCCAGTGGTTTTTTGACAGCATTGAGAAGGGATTTTGCCAGGATGAATCCATGTATACAGTTGACCTTAAAGCAAAGCAAGAAAGTGCACCAAGCACATCAACCCCTACTAGCCTAACTTGCAAGCCCGATA GTCGAACACTCTCAGATGTCAGCCACATTTCAAATATTAATTTAAGCGGTGTTAATGAAACCTCTTGTAATTCTACTATGAATAGCAGGCTGGATCCCTCTTCAGATGACCTGAACAGCTTGGATACAAGTTCTTTGCAAGCACCTGAAGATTTACTAGATGGATGCAGA ATTTACCTTTGTGGCTTTAGTGGCAGAAAATTAGATAAGATGAGAAAGCTTATTAACTCCGGAGGTGGTGTTCGTTTTAATCAACTCAATGAAGATGTGACACATGTCATTGTGGGTGACTATGATGATGAAGAACTTAAACTGTTTTTGAAGAAGACCACACAGAG GCCATATATTGTGACAGCAAAATGGTTGTTGGAATGCtttagaaaaggttatttacTACCTGAGGATCAGTACACTTCGGCAAACTACCAGCCGCTTGACAGTCCAGTTTTAGAGCAGCCTGTCTTTCCAAAAAGAAGCAGTCTTTCAAAGAAAGAAGTTGTGAGAACAGTGCAGGCTCCAGAAGCAGACGAAGCTCTACTGTCTCAGTATTCAGCTAATGAGTCCACAGTAG CAACATTTTCCCCTCTTCCAGTTGATGTCAATAACTACAGTGATATTGATCACACTGCCTTTCGAGAAGAAAAAGCGTTCAGTGCCATCCATAGTTCCTTGGCAGACACTTCTACAGTCACTGAAGGAGCCTTGTTCAACAGAAAGAGGTTCATCCTTCTGGGTTTTGGTAAAGAGGATGAATCCTGCATGAGGCCTCTGATTGAAGAGAATGGTGGGAAGGTTCTGTCTCAACAAAGTAAAGCTATTGCTGACTATGCTGTGGTTCCTCTACTTGGCTACAACGTGGAATCAACTGTAGGAGATGTGGTTACAAATACATGGCTG GTGACGTGCGTGGAGCAGCAGTCCCTATTAGATCCCCAGTCGAGTCCACTTTTCACACCTGTGCCAGTGAAGGAAGGAAACACTCCGTTACAACAATGTGTATTGTCTTTCAGTCAGTTTAATGGGGCAGAAAGAGATTCTTTAATATATTTGGCACATTTGCTTGGGGCAAG AGTGCAAGAATTCTTTGTGAGAAAAGCCAACCCAAGGAAAGGAATGCTTGTCAGCACCCACCTGGTGGTGAAAGAGCCGGAAGGTTCGAAGTATGAAGCTGCCAAGAAGTGGAACCTTCCTGCTGTTACCATGGCTTGGCTGCTGGAGTCTGCAAGGACAGGAAAGAAGCCTGACGACAGCAAGTTCCTGATTGACAATGTAGACGCTGAAG AGTGCTTCACAAATCATCCAGTTGAGGCAGAGACGGATTCTGCATCTCCAAGTACACGTGACCATCCCAGCAGTCTCCTTGAAATTGGGAGAAGAACAGCTGTGACACCTCTGGATATGAATCGGTTCCAGAGTAAAGCTTTCCAGAGGGTTGTCTCACATCATATTGGTAACAAGCCAAGCCCTTCACAAGCGGGGAAACCAGTACAGAAGGAACCATCCCTGCATCTTGACACACCATCTAAATTTTTATCTAAAGACAAACTGTTCAAACCTTCTTTTGATGTAAAG GATGCACTAGCAGCTTTGGAAACTCCAGGGACCTCTaatccacaaaaaagaaaactgagTACTCCTCTTTCAGAAGTCATTGGCAGGAACTTAAAAGTGGCTTTGGCAAACAGCACTCGGCAAGCAGCTGCTCTCACTGCAAGCCCTCAGTTGAAAGTTGCAACTCAACAAGTG GAAGAGGAGCCAAAGCCTCTAGCTGATGTTGTCATATGTGTAAGTAAGAAGCTCAGTAAAAAGCAGGGCGAGCTGAATGCCATTGCTGCTTCCCTTGGAGCAGATTACAG GTGGTGCTTTGATGAAACTGTAACTCATTTCATCTACCAGGGAAGGCAAAATGATAGTAACCGGGAATACAAATCTGCTAAAGAAAGGGGCATACATGTAGTGTCGGAACACTGGCTTTTGGAG AGTGCACAAGAATATAAACGGCTGCCTGAATCTCTCTATCCTTACACATATAACCCTAAAATGAGTTTGAATATTAGTGGTATTCAAGATGACAGATTCTCAGATCGGCTAGATTCGTCTGAAAAAACAGGGAAGGATGATGAG AAAATGTCGTTGGATACTAATGATATGGAAGATGTTGCTATGGATCAAGTGACTGAGGCAGTTTCTGTTGAAAAAGAGAATGCATCAAAAGGAG TTTTAACACAGACACTGGAAATGAGGGAGAACTTTCAAAGGCAGCTACAGGAAATCATGACTGCAACATCACTAGCAAAGTTTCAAGGACAAAGAAAATCTTTGTCTAGGAATGGCTTTGACAATTCTCCGGCAACTCCAGATGGCCCTCGTTCTGTTCGTAATGGCCGTAGCCGAGTCTTGGAAGCCCTAAG GCAGTCACACCAGGTAGCAATGGATGTCAACACAGAGCCATCACAGAGTGAACAGATTATTTGGGATGACCCCACTGCAAGAGAAGAGAGGGCAAGGCTTGCTAGTAACCTTCAGTGGCCCAGCAGCCCCTCACAGTGTTCTGAACAAATTCAACCTGTTGCAGTAAATGCTGGAGACCTCTCGCTTACAAAATCCTTTACCGATacggaaattgctgaaatgg AAATTGATGAACCTGCAAAAACAGATTGGGTTGAGGTCCCAAAGCTTCCAGGCTGTAGAAATCCAGAAATCCCTTTGAAAGAAGATAATCTGATCCCAACTCCGCTGGCTCCTGCCATTGCCTTTCCTTTGGCAAATCCTCCTGTGGCTCCTCAGCCAAAAACAAAT GTCATTAGAGTAGACCAAATGACTACTGAAGAACCAAAAAAAGAGTACAGATTCCAGCTGTCTTCTGTTCGCCCTCAGGCACGGATTGATTATTACCATATGATTGAAGAGCTGG GTGGAGTGGTGCTTGAGAAGCAGTGCTTTGACCCTAGGTGTACCCACACAATAGTGGGGCACCCTATTGGCAATGAGAAATTCTTGGCATCGATGGCAGCTGGAAAGTGGGTACTCCATTGCTCTTACCTGGATGCATGCAAAACAGTACAACGCTTTCTACCG GAGGAAGATTTTGAATGGGGAAGTAATTCCATACTCAGTGCTGCATCTGAAATAACTGAATCCCAGAAGAATTTAGCAGTTGCAGCAATGAGGTGGAGGAAAATAATACAAAGACGGCGAGAGGAAGCTGGCATTACTGAG GGGGCATTTCGGGGTTGGAAAGTTATTTTGAATGTTGACCCAGCCAAGGAAGCAGGCTTCAAACGTCTTCTAGAGTCAGGTGGAGCAAAG GTGCTGCCTGCTCATTCTGTCTCTGTGTTTAGAGAAGCCACCCATCTTTTTGCTGATTTTAACAAACTGAAGCCAGAGGATTTAAGAGTTAATTTAGGAGAGGCTTCTGCTCATGGAGTGAACTGCCTGAAGCCAGAATACATTGCTGACTATCTTATACAG GAGCAACCACCTCAAATGGACGGTTATCGTTTGCTGGTATGA